In Thermomonas paludicola, the following are encoded in one genomic region:
- the rpmA gene encoding 50S ribosomal protein L27 — MAHKKAGGSTRNGRDSNPKYLGVKIYGGQAIEAGNIIVRQRGTQFHPGTGVGLGRDHTLFALIDGKVEFTTKGPNKRRTVNIVTAQ, encoded by the coding sequence ATGGCACACAAAAAGGCTGGTGGTTCGACCCGCAACGGCCGCGACTCGAATCCGAAGTACCTCGGCGTGAAGATCTACGGTGGGCAGGCCATCGAAGCCGGCAACATCATCGTTCGCCAGCGCGGTACCCAGTTCCATCCGGGCACCGGCGTCGGCCTCGGCCGCGACCATACCCTGTTCGCGCTGATCGATGGCAAGGTGGAATTCACCACCAAGGGTCCGAACAAGCGCCGCACCGTCAACATCGTCACTGCGCAGTAA
- the rplU gene encoding 50S ribosomal protein L21, with protein sequence MYAVLVTGGKQYRVMQGETLRVEKLEVEAGSEIKFDNVLMLGDADGITLGDALKGAAVTATVVGHGRADKVRIVKFRRRKHHRKQMGHRQHYTEIQITGIAGGSK encoded by the coding sequence ATGTACGCAGTTTTGGTCACCGGCGGTAAGCAATACCGCGTGATGCAGGGCGAAACGCTCCGCGTCGAAAAGCTCGAAGTCGAAGCCGGCAGCGAGATCAAGTTTGACAATGTGCTGATGCTTGGCGATGCCGATGGCATCACCCTGGGCGATGCGCTCAAGGGCGCTGCCGTCACCGCGACGGTTGTCGGCCACGGCCGTGCCGACAAGGTGCGCATCGTCAAGTTCCGCCGCCGCAAGCACCATCGCAAGCAGATGGGCCATCGGCAGCACTACACCGAAATCCAGATCACCGGCATTGCCGGTGGCAGCAAGTAA
- the rlmH gene encoding 23S rRNA (pseudouridine(1915)-N(3))-methyltransferase RlmH: MKARLVAVGERAPGWVAQGFAEYQKRLSHGLPLELVEVEPGVRGKGRDTARAMADEGARVLAALPKGAHVVALDGRGRMHSSEQLAVRLEHWRGQGRDLAFLIGGPEGHAADVIARADEQWSLGPLTLPHMLVRLILAEQLYRAVALLANHPYHRA, from the coding sequence GTGAAGGCGCGCCTGGTTGCCGTCGGGGAGCGCGCACCTGGCTGGGTGGCGCAGGGATTTGCCGAATACCAGAAACGCCTGTCGCACGGGCTTCCGCTGGAACTGGTGGAAGTGGAGCCGGGCGTGCGCGGCAAGGGGCGCGATACCGCTCGTGCGATGGCGGATGAGGGGGCACGGGTACTGGCCGCGCTGCCGAAGGGCGCGCACGTGGTGGCGCTGGACGGGCGTGGCAGGATGCACAGCTCCGAGCAACTGGCGGTTCGGCTGGAGCACTGGCGCGGGCAGGGCCGGGATCTGGCCTTTCTGATCGGCGGCCCGGAAGGCCACGCGGCCGACGTCATCGCCCGCGCCGATGAGCAGTGGTCGCTGGGGCCGCTGACCCTGCCGCACATGCTGGTGCGATTGATCCTGGCCGAGCAGCTCTATCGCGCCGTTGCGCTGCTGGCCAACCATCCTTACCACCGGGCGTAG
- the rsfS gene encoding ribosome silencing factor encodes MTTAAHVIKTSLPTPPPSVEALLGVVHAGLEELKAKDAVQIDVRGKSSVCDFMVVASGTSTRHVKSIADEVVRFAKQLGVAPLGVEGEREAEWVLVDLGDVIVHVMLPRVREYYALERLWSVGDQPPEQDQ; translated from the coding sequence TTGACTACTGCCGCCCACGTCATCAAAACCAGCCTGCCCACGCCACCGCCATCGGTGGAGGCCTTGCTGGGGGTCGTCCATGCCGGTCTGGAAGAGCTCAAGGCGAAGGACGCCGTGCAAATCGACGTGCGCGGCAAGAGCAGCGTTTGCGATTTCATGGTCGTCGCGTCCGGCACCTCCACCCGCCACGTGAAGTCGATCGCCGACGAAGTGGTGCGCTTTGCCAAGCAGCTGGGCGTCGCGCCGCTGGGCGTGGAAGGCGAGCGCGAAGCGGAATGGGTGCTGGTGGACCTGGGTGACGTGATCGTCCACGTCATGCTGCCGCGAGTGCGTGAGTACTACGCGCTGGAACGGTTGTGGTCGGTGGGTGACCAGCCTCCAGAGCAGGACCAGTAA
- the nadD gene encoding nicotinate-nucleotide adenylyltransferase: MNPRLRVFYGGSFDPVHNGHLAIARAARDALAADVALLPARDPPHKPGTAASAEQRAQMLALAIDGETGLRVDRRELGRSGPSYTVDTLAELRAELGADAPIAWLIGSDSLRQLATWHRWRELFELGHLVAVQRPGAEVDVVRLREAAPAVLAEINDRWLPPGALVESPLGGFALLPLAHLQPESSTELRWRIQNKEPWQEWVPPKVAAYIGRLNLYAGAAVILRTSHQSDCP; this comes from the coding sequence GTGAACCCGAGGCTGCGCGTGTTCTACGGCGGCAGTTTCGATCCCGTGCACAACGGGCATCTGGCCATCGCCCGCGCCGCGCGCGACGCGCTGGCCGCAGACGTGGCGTTGCTGCCGGCACGTGATCCGCCGCACAAGCCCGGGACCGCTGCCAGCGCCGAACAGCGCGCGCAGATGCTCGCGTTGGCGATCGATGGCGAAACGGGGCTGAGGGTGGATCGGCGCGAGCTGGGCCGCTCCGGGCCGTCCTATACCGTGGATACCCTCGCCGAGCTGCGGGCCGAACTTGGCGCGGATGCGCCGATTGCCTGGCTGATCGGCAGCGATTCGCTGCGGCAGCTGGCGACATGGCATCGCTGGCGCGAGCTGTTCGAATTGGGCCACCTCGTCGCCGTGCAGCGACCGGGTGCCGAGGTGGATGTCGTCCGCCTGCGCGAGGCCGCGCCCGCCGTGCTGGCCGAAATCAACGACCGCTGGTTGCCTCCCGGCGCGTTGGTGGAGAGCCCGCTTGGCGGCTTTGCGTTGCTGCCGCTGGCGCACCTGCAGCCGGAGTCATCGACGGAGCTGCGCTGGCGCATCCAGAACAAGGAGCCGTGGCAGGAGTGGGTTCCGCCCAAAGTGGCGGCCTATATCGGCCGCCTCAATCTCTATGCCGGCGCGGCCGTTATACTGAGAACATCACACCAGAGCGATTGCCCTTGA
- the holA gene encoding DNA polymerase III subunit delta, whose protein sequence is MELGVDRLLQHLSAEPLRPAYLLAGSEPLLVLEAADAVRAAARAQGIGEREVHDMEGRDADWGGLDASIHAPSLFASQRLVEVRLPTGRPGAEGAKLLAGFCASPPADVVLLVVAGEWSKAHAGKWSEAIARAGHVAVAWPVKPHELAGWIGQRLRSRGVKATPDAMARLAQRVEGNLLAAAQEIDKLALLLQGQGEVLDAARMDALVADSARYDVFRLVDAALNGQAAQVARIVAGLKAEGEAIPALMGMVVKELNTVAALARARNFAAECKALRIWDSKQAVYKRALARHSPERWQRLLVEAGGVDRVSKGRVRPGKESSDAWQQLERLLLAVADKGALCLLAS, encoded by the coding sequence ATGGAACTTGGCGTCGACCGGCTCCTGCAGCACCTGTCCGCAGAGCCACTGCGCCCCGCTTACCTGTTGGCGGGCAGCGAGCCTTTGCTGGTGCTGGAGGCGGCTGACGCGGTGCGCGCCGCCGCGCGCGCGCAGGGCATCGGCGAACGTGAAGTCCACGATATGGAAGGGCGCGACGCCGACTGGGGCGGCCTCGATGCTTCGATCCACGCCCCCAGTTTGTTCGCCAGCCAGCGCTTGGTTGAAGTGCGCTTGCCGACCGGAAGACCCGGCGCCGAGGGCGCAAAGCTGCTTGCCGGTTTTTGCGCCTCGCCGCCTGCGGATGTGGTGTTGCTGGTGGTGGCGGGGGAATGGTCGAAGGCGCATGCCGGGAAGTGGAGTGAGGCGATTGCCCGTGCCGGCCATGTGGCCGTGGCCTGGCCAGTCAAGCCGCATGAACTGGCGGGCTGGATAGGGCAGCGCCTGCGCAGTCGCGGCGTGAAGGCCACGCCCGACGCAATGGCACGGTTGGCGCAGCGGGTGGAGGGCAATCTGCTGGCGGCGGCGCAGGAAATCGACAAGCTCGCCCTGTTGTTGCAGGGACAGGGTGAAGTGCTGGATGCCGCGCGGATGGACGCGTTGGTGGCAGATTCGGCGCGTTACGACGTGTTCCGGCTGGTGGATGCCGCCCTCAATGGACAGGCGGCGCAGGTGGCGCGCATCGTGGCCGGGCTGAAGGCCGAAGGCGAGGCGATCCCGGCGTTGATGGGGATGGTGGTGAAAGAATTGAATACCGTGGCCGCGCTGGCGCGAGCGCGCAATTTCGCAGCGGAATGCAAGGCGCTGCGGATCTGGGATTCCAAGCAGGCCGTGTACAAGCGTGCGCTGGCGCGGCATTCGCCCGAACGCTGGCAGCGGCTGTTGGTCGAGGCTGGCGGGGTGGATCGCGTCTCCAAGGGGCGGGTGCGGCCCGGCAAGGAATCTTCCGATGCCTGGCAACAGTTGGAGCGACTGTTGCTGGCAGTGGCGGACAAAGGCGCGCTGTGTCTGCTGGCTTCGTGA
- the lptE gene encoding LPS assembly lipoprotein LptE, whose translation MKSRLAILALSAALLSGCGFHLRNALNLPSNLGPVRVLGVDSFSPLADLLAEGLQRAGAQPASVDATEGVATLQVLSEQWADTPISHDQSGRAQEYALRYAVVFSLRRADGSTAVPQQAVELARDYLAPAVDSIGKTSERELLVRELQRDMAAAILRRVDASSRQGGVR comes from the coding sequence ATGAAATCCCGCCTCGCCATCCTCGCCCTGTCCGCCGCGCTGCTGTCTGGCTGCGGCTTCCACCTGCGCAATGCACTCAACCTGCCGTCCAACCTGGGGCCGGTGCGGGTACTGGGGGTGGACTCCTTCAGCCCGCTGGCCGATTTGCTGGCCGAGGGCTTGCAGCGTGCGGGCGCGCAGCCGGCATCGGTCGATGCAACGGAAGGCGTCGCTACCCTGCAGGTGCTGTCCGAGCAGTGGGCCGATACCCCCATCAGCCATGACCAGTCCGGTCGCGCGCAGGAATACGCGCTGCGCTACGCGGTGGTGTTCAGCCTGCGTCGCGCGGATGGCAGTACAGCGGTGCCTCAACAGGCAGTGGAGCTGGCGCGCGATTATCTTGCGCCGGCGGTGGATTCCATCGGCAAGACCAGCGAACGCGAGCTTCTGGTGCGCGAGCTGCAGCGCGACATGGCGGCGGCCATCCTGCGCCGGGTGGATGCCTCCTCCCGCCAGGGCGGCGTGCGCTAG
- the leuS gene encoding leucine--tRNA ligase codes for MSEPVSYDPRTIESAAQSFWANTRAFEVSEDSGKPKYYCLSMLPYPSGALHVGHVRNYTIGDVISRHKRMTGHNVLQPMGWDAFGLPAENAAIKNRTAPATWTYANIEHMRSQLKTMGYAIDWSREFATCKPDYYAHEQRMFVRLLKKGVAYRKNSVVNWDPVDQTVLANEQVIDGRGWRTGALVEKREIPQWFLRITDYAQELLDELGTLPGWPDSVKTMQRNWIGRSQGLEIQFKVDGEAEPLTVFTTRPDTLMGVTFLSIAGEHPLALKAAQGNPELAEFLAGLKQGGVSEAELETQEKRGMATGLWAIHPVTGDDVPIYVANFVLMGYGTGAVMAVPAHDQRDWEFAKAYGLPVKPVIVDAATRDALEEMSAHLKDHDDPMAVALGSHAPVDVFEIDAAVSMVREYLRLIEEDGAHTERGWLINSGEYNGMDFDAAFEALAARFELEGSGQRRVNFRLRDWGVSRQRYWGCPIPVIHCTACGAVPVPEDQLPVVLPEDVADAFASGDVHSPIKSDPEWRKTTCPQCFGPAERETDTFDTFMESSWYYARYTSPGAADMVDERANYWLPVDQYIGGIEHAILHLMYFRFYHKLMRDAGLVHSDEPATRLLTQGMVIADTFYREQEGGAKEWINPADVVLQRDDKGRVTGATLAADGLPVKVGGTEKMSKSKNNGVDPQILVDKYGADTVRLFSMFAAPPEQSLEWSEAGVEGMARFLRRLWRDLHAHVAQPDHPPVDPAALDAAQKTLRRQVHEAIQKVGDDYDRRHSFNTAIAALMELLNHVGKFGDMSEQGRAVRHEAFEAIVLLLNPITPHVCHALWQALGHPETLLEDLPFPQPDPAALVRDAVKLAVQVNGKLRGTLEIGVDASREAIEAAALAEPNVAAFVAGQVPKKVIVVPGKIVNIVV; via the coding sequence GTGTCCGAGCCAGTTTCCTACGATCCCCGCACCATCGAGTCCGCCGCCCAGTCGTTCTGGGCCAATACCCGTGCCTTCGAGGTCAGCGAAGACAGCGGCAAGCCCAAGTACTACTGCCTGTCGATGCTGCCGTATCCGTCCGGCGCGCTGCACGTGGGCCATGTGCGCAACTACACCATCGGCGACGTGATCAGCCGGCACAAACGCATGACCGGCCACAACGTGCTGCAGCCGATGGGCTGGGACGCCTTCGGCCTGCCCGCCGAGAACGCCGCGATCAAGAACCGCACGGCACCGGCCACCTGGACTTACGCCAACATCGAGCACATGCGCAGCCAGCTCAAGACCATGGGCTATGCGATCGACTGGAGCCGCGAGTTCGCCACCTGCAAGCCGGACTACTACGCCCACGAGCAGCGCATGTTCGTGCGCCTGCTGAAGAAGGGCGTGGCCTACCGCAAGAATTCGGTGGTGAACTGGGACCCGGTGGACCAGACCGTGCTGGCCAACGAGCAGGTCATCGACGGCCGCGGCTGGCGCACCGGCGCGCTGGTGGAGAAACGCGAAATTCCGCAATGGTTCCTGCGCATCACCGATTACGCGCAGGAGCTGCTGGATGAGCTGGGCACGCTTCCCGGCTGGCCGGATTCGGTCAAGACCATGCAGCGCAACTGGATCGGCCGCAGCCAGGGTCTGGAAATCCAATTCAAGGTCGATGGCGAAGCCGAGCCGCTGACGGTGTTCACCACGCGCCCGGATACGCTGATGGGCGTGACCTTCCTCAGCATCGCCGGCGAGCATCCGCTGGCGCTGAAGGCCGCGCAGGGCAATCCGGAGCTGGCTGAGTTCCTCGCGGGCCTGAAGCAGGGCGGCGTGTCCGAAGCCGAGCTGGAAACCCAGGAAAAGCGCGGCATGGCCACCGGCCTGTGGGCGATCCATCCGGTGACCGGCGACGACGTGCCGATCTACGTCGCCAACTTCGTGCTGATGGGCTACGGCACCGGCGCGGTGATGGCGGTGCCGGCGCACGACCAGCGCGATTGGGAATTCGCCAAGGCCTACGGGCTGCCGGTCAAGCCGGTGATCGTGGATGCGGCCACCCGCGATGCACTGGAGGAAATGTCCGCGCATCTGAAGGACCACGACGATCCGATGGCGGTGGCACTGGGTAGCCACGCGCCGGTGGACGTGTTCGAGATCGATGCCGCCGTGTCGATGGTGCGCGAGTACCTGCGCCTCATCGAAGAGGACGGCGCGCACACCGAACGCGGCTGGCTGATCAATTCGGGCGAGTACAACGGCATGGACTTCGACGCTGCCTTCGAGGCGCTGGCGGCGAGGTTCGAGCTGGAAGGCAGCGGCCAGCGCCGGGTGAATTTCCGCCTGCGCGATTGGGGCGTGTCGCGCCAGCGCTACTGGGGCTGCCCGATCCCGGTGATCCACTGCACCGCCTGCGGCGCGGTGCCGGTGCCCGAGGACCAGCTGCCGGTGGTGCTGCCGGAGGACGTGGCCGATGCCTTCGCCAGCGGCGACGTGCACTCGCCGATCAAGTCCGACCCCGAGTGGCGCAAGACCACCTGCCCGCAGTGCTTTGGTCCGGCCGAGCGCGAAACCGACACCTTCGACACCTTCATGGAATCGAGCTGGTACTACGCCCGCTACACCTCGCCGGGCGCGGCCGACATGGTGGACGAGCGCGCCAACTACTGGCTGCCGGTGGACCAGTACATCGGCGGCATCGAACACGCGATCCTGCACCTGATGTACTTCCGCTTCTACCACAAGCTCATGCGCGACGCGGGGCTGGTGCACAGCGACGAGCCGGCCACGCGCCTGCTGACCCAGGGCATGGTGATTGCCGACACCTTCTATCGCGAACAGGAAGGCGGAGCGAAAGAATGGATCAACCCGGCCGACGTGGTGCTGCAGCGTGACGACAAGGGCCGCGTCACCGGCGCGACGCTGGCTGCCGATGGGCTGCCGGTGAAGGTTGGCGGCACCGAGAAGATGTCGAAGTCGAAAAACAACGGCGTCGATCCGCAGATCCTGGTGGACAAATACGGCGCCGACACGGTGCGCCTGTTCTCGATGTTTGCCGCACCGCCGGAGCAGTCGCTGGAGTGGAGCGAGGCGGGGGTGGAAGGCATGGCGCGTTTCCTGCGCCGGCTGTGGCGCGACCTGCATGCGCATGTCGCCCAGCCCGACCATCCCCCGGTCGATCCCGCAGCGCTCGACGCCGCGCAAAAAACGCTGCGCCGGCAGGTGCACGAAGCAATCCAGAAAGTGGGCGACGATTACGATCGCCGGCACAGCTTCAACACCGCCATTGCGGCGCTGATGGAGCTGCTCAACCATGTCGGCAAGTTCGGCGACATGAGCGAGCAGGGCCGTGCAGTGCGCCACGAGGCGTTCGAGGCGATCGTGCTGCTGCTCAACCCGATCACCCCGCATGTTTGCCATGCGCTGTGGCAGGCGCTTGGGCACCCGGAAACCCTGCTGGAAGACCTGCCGTTCCCGCAGCCAGACCCCGCCGCATTGGTGCGCGATGCCGTCAAGCTGGCGGTGCAGGTCAATGGCAAGCTGCGCGGCACGCTCGAGATCGGCGTGGATGCGTCACGCGAGGCGATCGAGGCCGCCGCGCTGGCGGAGCCGAACGTGGCCGCCTTCGTGGCCGGACAAGTGCCGAAGAAGGTGATCGTGGTGCCCGGCAAGATCGTCAACATCGTGGTGTGA
- a CDS encoding SemiSWEET transporter, whose product MTAEWLGYLAATCTTLSFVPQAVKTIRSHDTSGISLWMYLVFTVGIVCWFGYGIHLDSWPMIASNAVTFLLAATILRLKLKYG is encoded by the coding sequence ATGACTGCGGAATGGCTGGGCTACCTGGCCGCCACTTGCACCACGCTTTCGTTCGTCCCACAGGCGGTCAAGACGATCCGCAGCCACGACACCAGCGGCATTTCGCTGTGGATGTACCTGGTCTTCACCGTCGGCATCGTGTGCTGGTTCGGCTACGGCATCCATCTGGATTCGTGGCCGATGATCGCCTCCAACGCGGTCACGTTCCTGCTGGCGGCGACGATCCTGCGGCTGAAACTGAAGTACGGGTGA
- a CDS encoding DUF998 domain-containing protein produces the protein MKANRRVVAWSLLATASFVLAVLLAGYGLPGYSHRLHPLALRGASGLPWAMLFNAGAFLLPGVCLLLVAQSMRDALHRHGWSARIGLALAQLSALAYGAQGLLPMTFGEIDSPANRLHVLAWMLWWIAFVPAMLLLALGARRGALFASTCVLAGVLVPLLAVLAPIGLWVGLAQRLAFGLWFGWWLWAAWRLTRTSVSAAGSSPPAGT, from the coding sequence ATGAAGGCCAATCGCCGCGTGGTTGCATGGAGCCTGCTTGCCACGGCCTCGTTCGTGCTTGCGGTGCTGCTGGCCGGCTACGGCCTGCCCGGGTATTCCCACCGCCTCCACCCACTCGCGTTGCGCGGGGCGTCGGGCTTGCCTTGGGCGATGCTGTTCAATGCCGGCGCGTTTTTGCTGCCTGGCGTGTGCCTGTTGCTGGTGGCGCAGTCCATGCGCGATGCGTTGCACCGTCACGGCTGGTCGGCGCGCATCGGGCTGGCGCTGGCGCAACTGTCGGCGCTTGCCTACGGCGCGCAGGGCCTGCTGCCGATGACGTTTGGCGAAATCGACAGCCCCGCCAACCGGCTGCATGTGTTGGCCTGGATGCTGTGGTGGATCGCGTTCGTGCCGGCCATGCTGCTGCTGGCGCTGGGCGCGCGCAGGGGCGCGCTGTTTGCCTCCACATGCGTGCTGGCGGGCGTGCTGGTGCCCCTGCTGGCGGTGCTGGCGCCGATCGGCCTCTGGGTGGGTTTGGCGCAGCGGCTGGCGTTTGGCCTGTGGTTCGGCTGGTGGCTGTGGGCCGCGTGGCGGCTCACCCGTACTTCAGTTTCAGCCGCAGGATCGTCGCCGCCAGCAGGAACGTGA
- a CDS encoding helix-turn-helix transcriptional regulator, producing the protein MTGTTISNDIRRLRFARGELTQQALADACKVTRQTIIALEAGKYAPSLELAFRIADALGVRIEEVFHWSRA; encoded by the coding sequence ATGACCGGCACGACGATCAGCAACGACATCAGGCGCCTGCGCTTCGCGCGCGGCGAGTTGACCCAGCAGGCGTTGGCCGATGCCTGCAAGGTCACCCGGCAGACCATCATCGCGCTGGAGGCCGGCAAGTACGCGCCATCGCTGGAGCTGGCGTTCCGGATTGCCGACGCGCTGGGCGTGCGCATCGAAGAGGTGTTCCACTGGAGTCGTGCGTGA
- the trxA gene encoding thioredoxin: MTDALHPHVFDATAARFEDEVIRKSVETPVLVDFWAEWCGPCKTLGPILEKLAAEYHGAFVVAKVDVEKEQELAAAFQIRSVPTMVLFKDGQMLGAIPGALPEGQLREMLAQVGIEPAAAPAEEAVPEAAAPVDPHEDVMRLRKAIEAEPDKDELKLDLALALLQTGAAVEAEQLLDKLPANLATDDRTVKARARLGFSALLKDAPPADVLEAAIAADPGDLRARHLLGVRRLVGGDAEAGLAQFIEMLRRDRAYADGLARKSLIDAFRVVEDDDLVGRVRRQMSALLLV; this comes from the coding sequence ATGACCGACGCCCTCCATCCCCACGTATTCGACGCCACTGCCGCCCGTTTCGAGGACGAAGTGATCCGCAAGTCCGTGGAAACCCCCGTGCTGGTGGACTTCTGGGCCGAATGGTGCGGGCCGTGCAAGACGCTGGGGCCGATCCTGGAGAAGCTGGCGGCCGAGTATCACGGCGCGTTCGTGGTGGCCAAGGTGGACGTGGAAAAAGAACAGGAACTGGCCGCCGCGTTCCAGATCCGCTCGGTGCCGACGATGGTGCTGTTCAAGGACGGGCAGATGCTCGGCGCGATTCCCGGCGCGCTGCCGGAAGGCCAGTTGCGCGAGATGCTGGCGCAAGTGGGCATCGAGCCTGCGGCCGCGCCGGCGGAGGAGGCCGTGCCCGAAGCCGCCGCGCCGGTCGATCCACACGAGGACGTGATGCGCCTGCGCAAGGCCATCGAGGCCGAACCGGACAAGGACGAACTGAAGCTGGACCTGGCGCTGGCGCTGCTGCAGACCGGCGCCGCGGTGGAAGCCGAACAGCTGCTGGACAAACTGCCGGCCAACCTCGCCACCGACGACCGCACCGTGAAGGCGCGTGCGCGGCTCGGTTTTTCCGCCCTGCTCAAGGACGCGCCTCCCGCGGACGTGCTGGAAGCGGCCATCGCCGCCGATCCGGGCGACCTGCGCGCGCGCCACCTGCTGGGCGTGCGCCGGCTGGTGGGCGGCGACGCGGAGGCCGGGCTGGCGCAGTTCATCGAGATGCTGCGCCGCGACCGCGCCTACGCTGACGGGCTGGCGCGCAAATCGCTGATCGACGCGTTCCGCGTGGTCGAGGACGACGACCTGGTCGGCCGCGTGCGCCGGCAGATGTCGGCGCTGCTGCTGGTCTGA
- a CDS encoding serine/threonine-protein kinase: MIDKTNPGIDGYRILRVIGHGGMSTVYLAEQASLERKVALKVMLADALADEISRARFENEARIIARLEHPNIVGIFEVGRTTDGLPFYSMPHLSHGHLAQRKLAGDQPKVTAILRSLLQALDYAHVRGVVHRDVKAENVLFDDSDRPMLADFGIALRRGSNPRLTNAGLAVGSTAYMPPEQARGQEVDRRADLYSIGVLTWEMLMGRLPYNAGDSLSMAVKHVQEPVPRLPPPLKHWQGFIDKAMAKQPGQRFSSAHEMLAALDALEQRAGKAFAVVEVPEGTPSSPAARQPRLSRGAWLALGITALAALALGLLQFMPGREATAPAGTSIAAPAVADTAGMADTVSVAPADGAQPGLTPVTDAAHLTSGLSAYVANAEDQLRTGRLLTPPNANAWDSVEAARLADPTHADTLRLTALLFDALGDLADRSLRGGDTATSRLAFQHAQTLDQRRGGTGAAITLLRQRLDKALEDRLNLQLARPDTRRTASILLGQMAWLGLSDDRQRALQAHILAAGGPPPAATTARVAAAPVATAPTAIITVQRADYARFAAAAGRGAAECGKGFFGRTLKWNNTGGERRPVVCVSMADALAYAAWLGAQDGHRYRIPSAGELRNQPESIASWVSLCADHACQQRMVSGKPQPLDASRGYDDVGIRLARVD; encoded by the coding sequence GTGATCGACAAGACGAATCCCGGCATCGACGGATACCGCATCCTGCGGGTGATTGGCCACGGCGGCATGTCCACCGTGTATCTGGCCGAACAGGCATCGCTGGAGCGCAAGGTGGCGCTGAAGGTGATGCTGGCCGATGCGCTGGCCGATGAAATCAGCCGCGCGCGCTTCGAGAACGAGGCGCGCATCATCGCCCGGCTGGAACATCCCAACATCGTCGGCATCTTCGAAGTCGGGCGCACCACCGACGGCTTGCCGTTCTATTCGATGCCGCACCTGTCCCATGGCCACCTGGCGCAGCGCAAGCTGGCCGGCGACCAGCCCAAGGTGACGGCGATCCTGCGCAGCCTGTTGCAGGCACTGGATTACGCGCATGTGCGCGGGGTGGTGCACCGCGACGTCAAGGCTGAAAACGTGTTGTTCGACGACAGCGACCGGCCGATGCTGGCCGACTTCGGCATCGCGCTGCGACGCGGCAGCAACCCGCGCCTGACCAACGCCGGCCTTGCGGTGGGCAGCACCGCCTACATGCCGCCGGAGCAGGCGCGCGGCCAGGAAGTGGACCGTCGCGCCGATCTCTACAGCATCGGCGTGCTGACCTGGGAAATGCTGATGGGCCGGCTGCCCTACAACGCCGGCGATTCGCTCTCGATGGCGGTCAAGCATGTGCAGGAACCGGTGCCCCGCCTGCCGCCGCCGCTGAAGCACTGGCAGGGCTTCATCGACAAGGCGATGGCCAAGCAACCCGGGCAGCGTTTCTCCAGCGCGCACGAGATGTTGGCCGCGCTGGATGCACTGGAACAGCGCGCCGGCAAGGCATTTGCCGTCGTGGAGGTTCCCGAAGGCACGCCGTCTTCACCCGCCGCGCGCCAGCCGCGACTTTCGCGCGGGGCCTGGCTGGCGCTGGGCATCACCGCGCTGGCCGCGCTGGCGCTGGGCCTGCTGCAGTTCATGCCCGGCCGGGAAGCCACGGCGCCCGCGGGCACTTCGATCGCCGCGCCTGCCGTGGCGGATACGGCGGGTATGGCGGATACCGTGAGCGTTGCGCCAGCCGACGGCGCGCAGCCCGGCTTGACGCCCGTCACCGACGCTGCCCATCTCACCAGCGGGCTCAGCGCCTATGTTGCCAATGCCGAAGACCAGCTGCGCACCGGCCGGCTGCTGACACCCCCCAATGCCAATGCCTGGGACAGTGTGGAAGCCGCACGGCTTGCCGACCCAACGCATGCCGACACGCTGCGACTGACTGCCCTGTTGTTTGATGCGCTCGGCGACTTGGCCGATCGCTCGCTGCGCGGCGGCGACACTGCCACCAGCCGCCTGGCGTTCCAGCACGCGCAAACGCTGGACCAGCGCCGCGGCGGCACCGGAGCCGCAATCACCCTGCTGCGCCAACGCCTGGACAAGGCGCTGGAAGATCGCCTGAACCTGCAACTGGCAAGACCCGACACCCGCAGGACAGCCTCGATCCTGCTGGGACAAATGGCCTGGCTGGGGTTGAGCGACGACCGCCAGCGGGCGCTGCAGGCGCACATCCTGGCGGCCGGCGGCCCGCCGCCCGCTGCGACAACGGCACGCGTTGCGGCAGCGCCCGTTGCCACCGCGCCAACCGCGATCATCACCGTGCAGCGCGCCGACTATGCGCGCTTTGCGGCAGCCGCCGGACGCGGCGCCGCCGAATGCGGCAAAGGCTTCTTCGGGCGCACCCTGAAATGGAACAATACCGGCGGCGAGCGCCGGCCAGTGGTCTGCGTCTCCATGGCCGATGCGCTGGCCTACGCCGCCTGGCTGGGCGCGCAGGATGGCCATCGCTACCGCATCCCCAGCGCTGGCGAGCTGCGCAACCAACCGGAATCGATCGCAAGCTGGGTGTCGCTGTGCGCAGATCACGCCTGCCAGCAGCGCATGGTCAGCGGGAAACCGCAGCCGCTTGATGCCTCACGCGGCTATGACGACGTCGGCATCCGCCTGGCGCGGGTGGACTGA